In the Haloferula helveola genome, one interval contains:
- a CDS encoding phospholipase D family protein → MMPTPDSPEVAVRPILLTSLMTVLATLLTASCGINYRDVPKTPSAALKKAPSSGVAGQFEAAARRHPGKSGFAALGGNREAFTSRVALADFARETLDVQYYIWTADTIGLTLADHLIQAADRGVRVRFLLDDVNFKKRDSTTAKIAAHPNIEVRIFNPHRYRNLRTTEFLANFGRLNKRMHNKIMVMDNSVAIIGGRNIADEYFGLGESFNNRDLDIAAAGPIVRDISATFDEFWNSAGAIPIEGFVREVPDMNDFREQLAVLRGNIRPERYPFPLKQDVDDLRGRIDDIADKMVWAKGEVLHDSFESMRGNDPDGKMNIQLHSEIAAAKRSVKIEAAYFILRDSGVETTRQLTERGVKVRTLTNALAGNDVVAAQAGHTKRRPQVLRAGMEVYELRPDAPAMLSQVAPYATSSRSALHTKSLVIDSEKTFIGSFNLDPRSADINSEIGLLVHSKAFAKQVEDFLDEGVRPENAYRVTLDDKGKTLWTAEVDGETKTWTHDPETSFGRRFMNGLMTLLPIEDQL, encoded by the coding sequence ATGATGCCGACCCCCGATTCTCCGGAAGTCGCCGTGCGACCCATCCTGCTGACCTCCCTCATGACCGTTCTCGCCACCCTCCTCACGGCCAGTTGCGGGATCAATTACCGGGACGTCCCGAAAACTCCGAGCGCCGCGCTCAAGAAAGCACCGTCCTCCGGCGTCGCTGGGCAGTTCGAGGCCGCCGCCCGACGCCACCCCGGAAAGTCCGGATTCGCTGCCTTGGGAGGCAACCGCGAAGCGTTCACCAGCCGCGTCGCTCTGGCCGACTTCGCCCGCGAGACCCTCGACGTCCAGTACTACATCTGGACCGCCGACACCATCGGACTGACGCTCGCCGACCACCTGATCCAGGCCGCCGACCGCGGCGTGCGCGTCCGGTTCCTGCTCGACGACGTGAACTTCAAGAAACGCGACAGCACCACCGCCAAGATCGCCGCCCACCCGAACATCGAGGTCCGCATCTTCAACCCGCACCGCTACCGGAATCTGCGCACCACCGAGTTCCTTGCCAACTTCGGCCGGCTCAACAAGCGGATGCACAACAAGATCATGGTGATGGACAACTCCGTCGCCATCATCGGCGGCCGCAACATCGCGGACGAATACTTCGGTCTCGGCGAAAGCTTCAACAATCGCGACCTCGACATCGCCGCGGCCGGCCCGATCGTCCGCGATATTTCCGCCACCTTCGACGAGTTCTGGAACAGCGCGGGCGCCATTCCCATCGAGGGATTCGTCCGCGAGGTGCCGGACATGAACGATTTCCGGGAGCAGCTCGCCGTCTTGCGCGGCAACATCCGGCCGGAACGCTACCCGTTCCCCCTGAAACAGGACGTCGATGACCTGCGCGGCCGGATCGACGACATCGCCGACAAGATGGTGTGGGCCAAAGGCGAAGTGCTTCACGACAGCTTCGAGTCGATGCGCGGCAACGATCCGGACGGAAAGATGAACATCCAACTCCACTCGGAGATCGCCGCCGCCAAGCGCTCGGTGAAGATCGAAGCCGCCTACTTCATCCTCCGCGACAGCGGCGTTGAGACCACCCGCCAACTCACCGAACGCGGCGTGAAGGTCCGCACGCTGACCAACGCCCTCGCAGGCAACGACGTGGTGGCTGCCCAAGCCGGACACACCAAGCGTCGTCCGCAGGTCCTCCGCGCCGGCATGGAGGTCTATGAACTGCGCCCCGACGCACCCGCGATGCTCTCGCAGGTGGCGCCCTACGCGACGAGCTCCCGGTCCGCGCTTCATACGAAGTCCCTCGTCATCGACAGCGAGAAGACTTTCATCGGCAGCTTCAATCTCGACCCGCGCTCGGCGGACATCAATTCGGAGATCGGACTACTGGTTCACAGCAAGGCCTTCGCCAAGCAGGTCGAGGACTTCCTCGATGAAGGCGTCCGCCCGGAGAACGCCTACCGCGTCACGCTCGACGACAAGGGCAAAACCCTCTGGACCGCCGAGGTCGATGGCGAAACCAAGACCTGGACCCACGATCCGGAGACCAGCTTCGGCCGACGCTTCATGAACGGCCTGATGACCCTCCTGCCGATCGAGGATCAGCTGTGA
- a CDS encoding mechanosensitive ion channel family protein, with translation MKRVLFLLLVLLGFAPFAGAQDTKNQDPAFEPAPLVVWNREITVFRAPLGNLTPEQRLSNALSKIADVEDFELYEDIRGERTSLGDLKTVSFMIGDEHLFAVVETDLDPTTGETLDSLTKTIISRLEEVRDAKREQRSVTVILKGVGVAIAATAAFLGLLWFLRFLGRKLRRYMVQRTSKLKQLKVRNFDFRPMMLQAIRRVIVMIGWGVALFAGYVWIVTVLGQFPYTAPWGHALGERLRTLTAGLLQSFVDALPGVIMVIVIFALTRWVARLADNLFRQLEHTKDDDSWLGSDTARASRRIVVVLVWIFGITIAYPYIPGSESPAFKGISVFVGLVLSLGSTGLVNQVMSGFVVLYSGAVRTGEYAKVGDTEGVIQDIGLLSTKVLTPRREYVTVPNAVLIAKETLNYSRIEENEQRTELSTKVTIGYDTPWRQVHAMLLLATERTPGIRKKPEPRVIQTALSDFYAEYELRFVPSDVAKKGVILSDLHQRIQDTFNEFEVQIMSPNFRSQPEEPVLTPKDKWFLAPSEPEGDKKGGGKKA, from the coding sequence ATGAAGCGGGTCCTGTTCCTCCTCCTCGTTCTCCTAGGTTTCGCTCCCTTCGCCGGAGCCCAAGACACGAAGAATCAGGACCCCGCGTTCGAGCCGGCACCACTGGTCGTCTGGAACCGCGAGATCACGGTCTTCCGCGCTCCGCTCGGGAATCTGACACCCGAGCAAAGACTCAGCAACGCGCTCTCGAAGATCGCGGATGTCGAGGACTTCGAGCTCTACGAGGACATCCGCGGCGAGCGGACTTCCCTCGGCGATCTCAAGACGGTCTCGTTCATGATCGGCGATGAGCACCTGTTCGCAGTCGTCGAGACCGATCTCGACCCGACGACCGGCGAAACGCTCGACTCGCTTACCAAAACAATCATCTCCCGGCTTGAGGAAGTCCGCGACGCCAAACGGGAGCAACGCAGCGTCACCGTGATCCTCAAGGGCGTCGGTGTCGCCATCGCAGCGACCGCGGCTTTCCTGGGCCTCCTCTGGTTCCTCCGCTTCCTCGGCCGCAAGCTCCGCCGTTACATGGTCCAGCGGACTTCGAAGCTGAAACAACTCAAGGTTCGGAACTTCGACTTCCGGCCGATGATGCTCCAGGCCATCCGAAGGGTGATCGTCATGATCGGCTGGGGCGTCGCGCTGTTCGCCGGTTACGTCTGGATCGTCACCGTGCTCGGGCAGTTCCCATACACCGCCCCGTGGGGCCATGCATTGGGCGAGCGTCTCCGCACCCTCACCGCCGGACTGCTCCAGAGCTTCGTCGACGCGCTCCCCGGCGTGATCATGGTGATCGTCATCTTCGCCCTGACCCGCTGGGTCGCGCGGCTGGCCGACAACCTCTTCCGCCAACTCGAGCACACGAAAGACGACGACAGCTGGCTCGGCAGCGATACCGCACGCGCCTCGCGCCGCATCGTCGTCGTGCTCGTCTGGATCTTCGGCATCACGATCGCCTACCCCTACATCCCCGGCTCGGAGAGCCCCGCCTTCAAGGGCATCAGTGTCTTCGTCGGCCTCGTGCTCTCGCTCGGTTCGACCGGCCTCGTGAACCAGGTCATGAGCGGCTTTGTGGTACTCTATTCCGGGGCGGTCCGGACCGGAGAGTATGCCAAGGTCGGTGACACCGAGGGCGTGATCCAGGACATCGGACTGCTGTCGACGAAAGTGCTCACGCCTAGACGCGAATACGTCACCGTGCCCAACGCGGTACTCATCGCCAAGGAGACACTCAACTACTCGCGGATCGAGGAGAACGAACAACGCACCGAGCTCTCGACCAAGGTGACCATCGGCTACGACACGCCATGGCGTCAGGTCCACGCGATGCTCCTGCTCGCCACCGAACGCACCCCGGGCATTCGCAAGAAGCCGGAACCGCGGGTCATCCAGACCGCCCTCTCCGACTTCTACGCCGAGTACGAACTCCGCTTCGTCCCCTCGGATGTCGCGAAGAAGGGCGTGATCCTTTCCGACCTCCACCAACGCATCCAGGACACCTTCAACGAGTTCGAAGTCCAGATCATGTCCCCGAACTTCAGGTCCCAGCCCGAGGAACCGGTCCTCACACCGAAGGACAAGTGGTTCCTCGCTCCCTCCGAGCCCGAGGGCGACAAAAAAGGCGGAGGCAAAAAGGCATAG